Proteins co-encoded in one Trueperella abortisuis genomic window:
- a CDS encoding MerR family transcriptional regulator, with product MSDATAHGARPQLAQGTLFGGQLPDLDTETGYRGPAVCRALGITYRQLDYWDRIGLVSPSIRSAKGSGSQRLYAFRDVLVLKVVKRLLDTGVSLQQIRVAIAQLTEYGVEDLSAVTLMSDGASVYLCTSNDEVIDLIQGGQGVFGIAVGKVWREVEGELSELPTERAHNEPIDELAARRAAKRNAI from the coding sequence GTGAGTGACGCAACCGCACATGGCGCACGCCCGCAGCTCGCACAGGGAACGCTCTTTGGTGGCCAGTTGCCGGATCTTGACACGGAGACCGGCTACCGCGGGCCGGCCGTGTGCCGCGCGCTCGGCATCACCTACCGTCAGCTTGACTATTGGGATCGCATCGGGCTTGTCTCGCCCTCGATCCGCTCTGCGAAGGGCTCCGGCTCGCAGCGTCTCTATGCCTTCCGCGACGTGCTCGTGCTCAAGGTGGTCAAGCGCCTGCTTGACACCGGCGTATCCCTCCAGCAGATTCGTGTGGCCATCGCCCAGCTCACGGAATACGGAGTCGAGGATCTGTCTGCCGTCACGCTCATGAGCGACGGCGCCTCCGTGTACCTGTGCACCTCGAACGACGAGGTGATCGACCTTATCCAGGGCGGCCAGGGCGTGTTCGGCATCGCCGTGGGTAAGGTGTGGCGAGAGGTGGAAGGCGAGCTCTCTGAGCTTCCCACCGAGCGCGCGCACAACGAGCCGATTGATGAGCTCGCCGCGCGTCGTGCCGCCAAGCGTAACGCGATCTAA
- a CDS encoding DEAD/DEAH box helicase, with protein MILENFVDRYRARGIILDDFQLAAIEALESRDVLVSAPTGAGKTVVAEYAVELALAHSKRCIYTAPIKALSNQKFRDLSEQIGQDYVGLLTGDQTINRDAPILVVTTEVLRNMLFQRDDIVADIGYAVLDEVHYLSDEFRGPVWEEIILQLPAHARLVALSATISNVEEFASWLRSVRGATAVVVSTERPVPLVQHVAINRRLEPLFVGGKMNQRLVQADASLSAHRRRRPTGFARRKRVLNQLHDADLLPAIEFIFSRKGCDRAVADLLDAGVSLNRADQQREVRARLRKLRADVSEEDQRAVRFGFWAKAMTRGFCAHHAGMFPALKELAEDLMEDGLLKLVYATGTLALGIDMPVRTVVLEELQRWNGSDFVPLSATEYTQLIGRAGRRGKDKVGHAVVIHTDDLDVQALADLGSGRVEPLESAFYPSYNSVANLLAFHPYEDARAIMGTSFAQYQRNAELGEVRGRMTRVRARLEAVEDVLAGECLEGSLPDYLRLRRKAKRASKAERKRAKREYRQRIADSWDEAATGHLYAFARGGELDYGVVLSVGAKLRLVDLNAQMTWLREEELSSELRDLGTIAMPFGLSPKKAEVRADIADAMWEAVGERIELGTDRDLTGSWDRFAVTSSTELEAHPIHHCPDLASHIRAGSEFTSLLASLENLEAESEAYDDSVAKEFDATAGVLFRLGYLQPGDKGPRSGMVKLAAGAAMLRGIHNEADLLVCQSLSEAAFADLTPEEFAGACSAFLCDRRLGIDRPTGGALREAWQAIERNVTFLTRVEEGFAILRTPEPFPGGMEAFTAWAGGHNLETVLALGNLVVGDFISANRRLIDLLGQIEAVAPSELLRDVAGQAARLIRRWQWL; from the coding sequence ATGATCTTAGAGAACTTCGTCGACCGCTACCGCGCCCGCGGAATCATCCTCGACGACTTCCAGCTGGCGGCCATCGAGGCGCTCGAATCTCGGGACGTGCTGGTGAGCGCACCGACGGGCGCGGGAAAGACCGTGGTGGCCGAATACGCAGTCGAGCTGGCGCTGGCCCACTCGAAGCGCTGCATCTACACTGCCCCGATCAAGGCCCTGTCCAACCAGAAGTTCCGCGACCTGAGCGAGCAGATTGGTCAGGACTACGTTGGCCTGCTCACTGGCGACCAGACAATCAATCGCGATGCCCCGATCTTGGTGGTCACCACCGAGGTGCTGCGCAACATGCTCTTCCAGCGTGACGACATCGTGGCCGACATCGGCTACGCGGTGCTCGATGAGGTGCACTACCTCAGCGACGAGTTTCGTGGGCCGGTGTGGGAGGAGATCATCCTGCAGCTACCTGCCCATGCCCGTCTCGTGGCGCTATCCGCCACCATCTCGAATGTGGAGGAGTTCGCGAGCTGGCTGCGATCGGTGCGTGGGGCGACAGCCGTGGTTGTCTCCACGGAGCGTCCGGTCCCTCTCGTGCAGCACGTGGCGATCAATCGGCGCCTCGAACCGCTGTTCGTCGGTGGGAAGATGAACCAGCGTCTCGTACAGGCCGATGCCTCCCTATCCGCTCATCGCCGACGCCGTCCCACCGGCTTCGCACGTCGCAAGCGCGTGCTCAACCAGCTTCACGACGCCGACCTGTTGCCCGCGATCGAGTTCATCTTTTCCCGCAAGGGGTGCGACCGTGCGGTGGCAGACCTGCTCGACGCCGGAGTCAGTCTCAACCGGGCCGACCAGCAGCGCGAGGTTCGCGCTCGCCTGCGCAAGCTACGCGCCGACGTGAGTGAGGAGGACCAGCGCGCGGTCCGATTCGGGTTCTGGGCCAAGGCGATGACGCGTGGGTTTTGTGCTCACCACGCCGGCATGTTCCCGGCGCTGAAGGAGCTGGCGGAGGATCTCATGGAGGATGGCCTGCTCAAGCTCGTCTACGCCACTGGCACGCTTGCGCTCGGAATCGACATGCCGGTGCGCACCGTCGTCCTTGAGGAGCTCCAGCGGTGGAACGGCTCCGATTTCGTTCCCCTGAGTGCCACCGAGTACACCCAGCTCATCGGGCGTGCGGGCCGGCGCGGGAAGGACAAGGTGGGTCACGCCGTCGTGATCCATACCGACGACCTCGACGTCCAGGCCCTGGCAGATCTTGGCTCGGGACGCGTGGAGCCGCTCGAGTCCGCGTTCTATCCTTCCTACAACTCCGTTGCCAACCTCCTGGCCTTCCACCCCTACGAGGATGCGCGGGCGATCATGGGCACGTCGTTCGCCCAGTATCAGCGCAACGCCGAGCTGGGCGAGGTGCGCGGGCGCATGACGCGTGTGCGTGCCCGGCTCGAGGCTGTCGAGGACGTCTTGGCGGGGGAGTGCCTCGAGGGGAGCCTGCCCGACTACCTCCGGCTACGTCGGAAGGCCAAGCGGGCCTCCAAGGCTGAGCGCAAGCGCGCCAAACGCGAATACCGCCAGCGCATCGCGGATTCGTGGGATGAGGCCGCCACCGGGCACCTGTACGCCTTCGCCCGCGGCGGGGAACTGGACTACGGCGTCGTTCTCTCGGTGGGCGCGAAACTACGCCTCGTTGACCTGAACGCACAGATGACGTGGCTACGCGAGGAGGAGCTGTCCTCCGAGCTACGCGACCTGGGCACGATCGCCATGCCCTTCGGGCTCTCCCCGAAGAAGGCCGAGGTCAGAGCCGACATTGCCGATGCCATGTGGGAGGCCGTGGGGGAGAGGATTGAGCTGGGAACCGACCGCGACCTCACGGGCTCTTGGGATCGCTTCGCGGTCACGTCCTCCACCGAGCTTGAGGCCCACCCCATCCACCACTGCCCGGACCTGGCCTCGCACATCCGTGCCGGCAGCGAGTTCACCTCGCTGCTGGCCAGCCTCGAGAATTTGGAGGCCGAAAGCGAGGCCTACGACGACTCGGTGGCCAAGGAGTTTGATGCCACCGCCGGCGTCTTGTTCCGGCTCGGCTATCTCCAGCCCGGCGACAAAGGCCCAAGGTCCGGAATGGTCAAGCTGGCGGCCGGCGCCGCTATGCTACGCGGCATCCACAACGAGGCCGACCTCCTTGTCTGCCAGAGCCTGTCCGAGGCCGCTTTCGCTGACCTCACGCCCGAGGAATTTGCGGGCGCCTGTTCGGCCTTCCTGTGCGACCGCCGGCTCGGGATCGACCGGCCGACGGGTGGCGCCCTCCGCGAGGCGTGGCAGGCGATCGAGCGCAACGTCACCTTCCTCACCCGCGTGGAGGAAGGCTTCGCCATCCTCCGTACCCCGGAGCCGTTTCCGGGCGGCATGGAAGCCTTCACCGCGTGGGCGGGCGGGCACAACCTCGAAACCGTTCTTGCACTGGGCAACCTGGTGGTGGGGGACTTCATCTCCGCTAATCGGCGCCTCATCGATCTGCTTGGTCAGATCGAGGCGGTGGCGCCCTCGGAGCTCCTGCGTGACGTGGCGGGCCAGGCGGCCAGGCTCATTCGCCGCTGGCAATGGCTCTGA
- a CDS encoding RNA polymerase-binding protein RbpA has protein sequence MAERSLRGMKIGAHSLESDAGVAFVARREENYRCEDGHTFAVTFAEDADAPATWECKCGKRAELIGAVEGEDDEKPAKPQRTHWDMLLERRSIEELQVLLDERLALLRQGKLYKRLR, from the coding sequence ATGGCAGAACGTTCACTGCGCGGAATGAAGATCGGCGCGCACTCGCTCGAGTCCGATGCCGGCGTCGCGTTCGTCGCGCGCCGCGAAGAAAACTATCGCTGCGAGGACGGGCACACGTTTGCCGTCACCTTCGCCGAAGACGCCGATGCGCCCGCGACGTGGGAATGCAAGTGCGGCAAGCGCGCCGAGCTCATCGGCGCCGTCGAGGGTGAGGACGACGAGAAGCCGGCCAAGCCGCAACGGACCCACTGGGACATGCTGCTCGAGCGTCGTTCGATCGAGGAACTGCAGGTCTTGCTGGACGAGCGCCTCGCGCTGCTGCGCCAGGGAAAGCTTTACAAGCGCCTACGCTAA
- a CDS encoding polyprenol monophosphomannose synthase, with product MKVVICIPTYNERESLPGLLDRTRAAVPDADVLVIDDNSPDGTGALADDRAQRDPQIHVMHRTAKEGLGRAYLAGFEWAIERGYSHVCEMDADGSHRPEQLVDLLARADAWDKPELVIGSRWTDGGEVVNWPKHRELLSRAGNLYIKIWLNLPAKDATAGFRVYRADALKRLDFAAVESKGYFFQVDMTLKMTDMGARIAEVPISFVEREAGTSKMSGNIVQEAFLRATKLGIERRGAQLRALWARASA from the coding sequence ATGAAGGTAGTCATCTGTATTCCAACCTATAACGAGCGCGAGTCTCTCCCGGGGCTCTTGGACCGGACGAGGGCGGCTGTCCCCGATGCCGACGTCCTCGTGATCGACGACAATTCCCCAGATGGCACGGGCGCCTTGGCCGATGATCGGGCTCAGCGCGATCCGCAGATTCACGTCATGCACCGTACGGCGAAGGAGGGCCTGGGGAGGGCCTATCTTGCGGGATTCGAGTGGGCCATCGAGCGCGGCTATAGCCACGTGTGCGAGATGGACGCCGACGGCTCGCACCGCCCCGAGCAACTTGTCGACCTCCTCGCACGCGCCGACGCATGGGATAAGCCCGAACTCGTCATTGGCTCGAGGTGGACCGACGGTGGGGAAGTGGTGAACTGGCCCAAGCACAGGGAGCTCCTCTCCCGCGCCGGAAATCTTTACATCAAGATATGGCTGAACCTGCCAGCGAAGGATGCTACGGCGGGTTTCCGCGTCTACCGTGCGGACGCCCTCAAGCGACTGGATTTCGCGGCCGTCGAGTCCAAGGGATACTTTTTCCAGGTTGATATGACGCTGAAGATGACCGATATGGGTGCGCGGATTGCGGAGGTGCCGATCTCGTTCGTCGAGCGCGAGGCGGGCACGTCGAAAATGAGCGGCAACATCGTGCAGGAAGCGTTTTTGCGCGCCACGAAGCTCGGGATTGAGCGACGCGGCGCGCAATTGCGGGCTCTATGGGCTCGGGCTAGCGCTTAG
- the lnt gene encoding apolipoprotein N-acyltransferase produces MIRFLLAVLGGVTLWFATSTGLWVAGFFAISLLWLAVRGRAVGAGFALGWCWGIAFFFPLVKWAAVSTGLIAAQVALAVVEGCYLGVVGAAWALLSRAGERLTRPWLRALAATAIFLAVEQLRGMWPYGGLPWGTLAFTFTTSPLVSYAPYGSTALVGGVAVLIGVLAAMTPSMSYLQIAASVVAALVLVIAPVILPVGARSSGSLNVAIVQGNVAPPGTQDRALAVTENHVRATRELVKASETKPDLILWPESSSDRDIRVDDAAGSLVFDMVADLGIPLVMGTQSYVEGGRYNDVLVIEPDGIADRYSKQHPVPFGEYIPHRELIHKITDVVDQVSTDMLPGTGKAQVEVPSLGLRLAVPICFEVAYTDIVAEAVRGSQLLVIPTNNASFGTSELSSQQFSMTAFRAVETGRTAIQVSTSGISGVADHHGVVYETDLFTKDARVVQVALYDRTTFATSTAAPRRVIVFVLGALGAILAIGMSRQGRS; encoded by the coding sequence GTGATCCGATTCCTTCTCGCAGTCCTCGGCGGGGTGACGCTGTGGTTCGCCACCTCCACCGGCCTGTGGGTGGCGGGGTTTTTCGCGATTTCGCTGCTGTGGCTGGCGGTCCGGGGTAGGGCGGTGGGCGCCGGATTCGCCCTCGGCTGGTGCTGGGGTATCGCATTCTTCTTCCCACTCGTGAAGTGGGCCGCCGTCTCCACCGGGCTGATCGCCGCCCAGGTTGCGCTTGCCGTCGTGGAGGGGTGCTACCTCGGCGTCGTGGGGGCGGCGTGGGCGTTACTCTCGCGCGCGGGGGAACGACTGACTCGGCCGTGGCTGCGCGCACTGGCGGCCACCGCCATCTTCCTCGCCGTCGAACAGCTCCGCGGCATGTGGCCATACGGCGGCCTACCTTGGGGAACTTTGGCCTTCACGTTTACTACCTCGCCGCTGGTCAGCTACGCGCCATACGGCTCGACGGCCCTGGTGGGCGGGGTTGCCGTCTTGATCGGGGTGCTCGCGGCGATGACACCGTCGATGAGCTACCTGCAGATCGCCGCATCGGTGGTGGCGGCCCTCGTACTCGTCATCGCCCCGGTTATCCTTCCGGTGGGAGCGCGCTCCTCGGGGAGCCTCAACGTCGCTATTGTACAGGGCAACGTGGCGCCCCCAGGCACGCAAGACCGCGCGCTAGCGGTGACGGAAAACCACGTGCGCGCAACGCGCGAACTGGTCAAGGCCTCCGAGACGAAACCCGATCTCATTCTGTGGCCGGAGTCTTCCTCGGATCGCGACATCCGGGTTGACGACGCCGCGGGTAGCCTCGTCTTCGACATGGTCGCCGACCTCGGCATCCCGCTCGTGATGGGCACGCAGAGCTATGTTGAGGGCGGGCGGTACAACGACGTGCTCGTCATCGAACCCGACGGCATCGCGGACCGCTATTCGAAACAACACCCCGTACCGTTCGGGGAATACATCCCGCACCGGGAACTGATCCACAAGATTACCGACGTCGTGGATCAGGTTTCCACAGACATGCTTCCTGGGACGGGCAAGGCCCAGGTGGAGGTGCCCTCGCTGGGACTGCGCCTGGCGGTGCCGATCTGCTTCGAGGTGGCCTACACCGACATCGTCGCCGAGGCGGTGCGCGGCAGCCAGCTGCTCGTCATCCCCACCAACAACGCCTCCTTTGGCACGAGCGAGCTGTCCTCCCAGCAGTTTTCGATGACGGCTTTCCGCGCGGTTGAGACCGGTCGCACTGCGATCCAGGTATCGACCTCAGGCATCTCGGGCGTGGCCGACCACCACGGCGTCGTCTACGAGACGGACCTGTTCACCAAAGATGCCCGAGTGGTGCAGGTGGCGCTGTATGACCGGACGACGTTCGCCACTTCGACGGCCGCACCCCGTAGGGTGATCGTCTTCGTCCTTGGCGCGCTTGGCGCTATCCTAGCGATAGGCATGTCGAGGCAAGGACGATCATGA
- the ftsR gene encoding transcriptional regulator FtsR yields MSPLPQSAGEESLPSSWPHDLSHEPTLKIGEVTTHLRREFPFLAASKIRYFESQGLIDPYRTESNQRIFSIADVERLRFILVEQRDRYVPLPQIKEMLAQLDSGRVSQEHPGKLRALSAEPEVRPTPGIRIRRDELAALTGTSLAEIDQLVDAGMIIPDARGRLTAHAVDIVRYSKMLGEAGMDLRSLRQVKNSAHAHATNVASRLATERARNTPLAKERVVNESAELATMLTNLYRALLTENIDVQLR; encoded by the coding sequence ATGAGTCCACTGCCGCAAAGCGCTGGGGAGGAGTCTCTTCCCAGCTCCTGGCCACACGACCTCTCACACGAGCCCACGCTGAAGATCGGTGAGGTCACTACTCACTTGCGCCGGGAATTCCCGTTTCTGGCCGCTTCGAAGATCCGCTACTTCGAGTCCCAAGGGCTCATCGACCCGTACCGCACCGAGTCGAACCAGCGCATCTTCTCGATCGCCGATGTTGAGCGCCTGCGCTTCATCCTGGTCGAGCAGCGAGACCGCTACGTTCCGTTGCCACAGATCAAGGAGATGCTCGCCCAGCTCGACTCCGGGCGGGTCAGCCAAGAGCACCCCGGCAAGTTGCGCGCGCTCAGTGCCGAGCCGGAGGTTCGTCCAACCCCGGGGATCCGGATCCGCAGGGATGAGCTCGCAGCGCTAACGGGCACCTCACTCGCCGAAATCGACCAGCTGGTAGACGCCGGCATGATCATCCCTGATGCCCGTGGGCGCTTGACGGCGCACGCCGTGGACATCGTGCGCTACTCGAAGATGCTGGGGGAGGCCGGCATGGATCTTCGCAGCCTGCGTCAGGTGAAGAACTCCGCGCACGCGCACGCCACTAATGTCGCCAGTCGCCTCGCCACCGAGCGCGCGCGCAACACGCCACTGGCCAAGGAGCGGGTGGTCAACGAATCGGCGGAACTGGCGACAATGCTGACCAACCTGTATCGAGCGCTGCTGACGGAAAACATCGACGTCCAACTGAGATAG
- a CDS encoding FHA domain-containing protein: MADFEVNPQGIDPTSTSRFTAINDAVEPAPVVRGLDPEDLATINALPPTSALLIAHTGANAGARFLLNADSTTVGRHPKSDIFLDDVTVSRKHAFFLRNGRDFYVRDIGSLNGTYVNLQQVEEAKLNDGDEVRIGKFQLTFYASRQAGE; the protein is encoded by the coding sequence ATGGCAGATTTCGAGGTAAACCCGCAGGGAATTGACCCCACCTCCACGTCACGTTTTACGGCGATTAACGACGCCGTGGAGCCGGCACCTGTGGTGCGGGGTCTCGATCCGGAGGATTTGGCCACGATCAACGCGTTGCCGCCCACCTCGGCGTTGCTCATCGCTCACACCGGCGCCAACGCGGGTGCCCGCTTCCTGCTCAACGCGGATTCGACCACTGTCGGGCGCCACCCGAAGTCGGACATCTTCCTCGACGACGTCACGGTCTCCCGTAAGCACGCCTTCTTCCTGCGCAACGGGCGCGACTTCTACGTGCGCGATATCGGCTCGCTCAACGGCACGTACGTCAACCTCCAGCAGGTGGAGGAAGCCAAGCTTAATGACGGCGACGAGGTGCGTATCGGCAAGTTCCAGCTGACCTTCTACGCATCTCGGCAGGCAGGCGAATGA